In the genome of Neodiprion pinetum isolate iyNeoPine1 chromosome 2, iyNeoPine1.2, whole genome shotgun sequence, one region contains:
- the Tat gene encoding tyrosine aminotransferase → MSTTPNRNFWNIEASHIAKNTYNPIRSIVENIVTEPNPNKLMIALSIGDPTTFGNLKPAREVIEAVKESIESGLFNGYAPSTGYQKAREAVAEYSSNEFVKVDPKDVILCSGCSCALDLCITALARPGQNILIPRPGFSIYRTLAEGLGIKVKSYNLLPEYGWEVNLDDLEAQIDENTAAIIINNPSNPCGSVFSRGHLADLLEIAARYYVPIIADEIYEHMVFPGRSFHPLASISVDVPILSCSGLTKRFLVPGWRMGWIIIHDRQNILDKEIRKGLQCLSQRIIGSNTIVQGALPAILQNTPQKFYDDVIETLYEHSRLAYSHISKIPGLKPIMPDGAMYMMVYINLACFTEFKSDLEFVQCMLMEESVFCLPGQCFDYPSYIRLVITVPKDMLVEACLRIQDFCERHHCKTSQTINELGRIEIEY, encoded by the exons ATGTCCACAACCCCTAATCGTAATTTCTGGAATATCGAGGCATCTCACATCGCTAAAAACACTTACAACCCAATTCGATCGATCGTTGAAAACATCGTTACCGAACCGAACCCTAACAAGTTGATGATAGCTTTGTCTATAG GTGATCCGACAACCTTTGGCAATCTGAAACCTGCCCGCGAAGTTATCGAGGCTGTCAAGGAAAGTATAGAATCCGGACTCTTCAACGGCTACGCTCCAAGCACTG GATATCAGAAGGCGCGTGAAGCTGTCGCTGAGTATAGTTCCAATGAATTCGTTAAAGTGGATCCCAAG GACGTGATCTTGTGCAGCGGATGTTCTTGCGCTTTAGATCTCTGCATCACGGCACTAGCTAGACCAGGCCAAAATATCCTGATACCACGACCAGGATTCTCGATATATCGAACCCTCGCCGAAGGGCTTGGAATTAAAGTAAAATCGTACAATCTCCTG CCTGAGTATGGTTGGGAGGTTAACCTGGACGACCTGGAGGCACAGATAGATGAAAATACCGCAGCCATTATCATAAATAATCCTTCGAATCCCTGCGGTTCTGTTTTTAGTCGCGGTCATCTCGCAGATCTCTTGGAGATAGCAGCTCGCTACTACGTACCGATCATAGCCGATGAAATTTATGAGCACATG GTTTTCCCAGGACGATCTTTTCATCCGTTGGCTTCTATATCCGTCGACGTACCAATTTTGTCTTGCAGCGGTCTTACCAAAAG atttttagtACCAGGATGGAGAATGGGATGGATCATAATTCACGACAGACagaatattttagataaagaG ATTCGCAAAGGTCTCCAGTGCCTCAGTCAAAGAATAATCGGCAGCAATACAATTGTGCAGGGCGCGTTGCCAGCAATACTGCAAAACACGCCGCAAAAGTTTTACGACGATGTTATAGAAACGTTGTAT GAACACTCGCGGCTCGCCTATAGCCATATATCAAAGATACCAGGACTAAAGCCGATCATGCCCGACGGTGCCATGTACATGATG GTGTATATCAACCTCGCCTGCTTTACCGAGTTCAAATCCGACCTCGAGTTTGTGCAGTGTATGCTTATGGAGGAATCGGTATTCTGCCTTCCAGGACAG TGCTTCGATTATCCGTCCTACATCCGACTGGTCATCACAGTCCCGAAAGATATGTTGGTCGAGGCCTGTCTCAGGATTCAGGACTTCTGCGAGAGACATCACTGCAAAACTTCCCAGACAATAAACGAGCTCGGACGTATCGAAATCgagtattaa